Part of the Salvelinus fontinalis isolate EN_2023a chromosome 1, ASM2944872v1, whole genome shotgun sequence genome is shown below.
ATGGTAATGAAAATCTATAACTGCATCATCTCTTTGTGATGTGACGTGAAGGTGGCAGGTCGGTGTGGCAGATGCCAGATGATCGGGGTTGATCAGAGCACAGGAGCCAAGACCAAGGagcctcttctgtctctctctgcctatcgCAAGGGGAAGGTCAGTGTAAAACAACTGCTGCGGTGTGctcgtgtgtatgtgtgacagagagattgagagagagagagcggggaagtTTGTCTTTAATTTCAGTGTGTGACAATATGTTCCAGGATGTGTAGCGTTTTTTTTTTCAGAAAGTCCCTATCCCATGACACACCATCTGACTTACTACTGGGTGGACTCTATTTGCAACGGTCTGTGTTATTGACCTTAGATCAGAGGTAGCCAGAGTACatagaaaataagaaaaataacAAAGAAAGCAAACAGCAAAGTACACAGTGTCCTTTATCCTCAAATTACCCCTTTTGGATACAATGGCCATTTTGCCCATTCAGTAAGTatgctgtaaatgtgttctgattgTTTTTTAGGTGACATTTGGTGTGTACCTGGTCCACCAATCACCGGAAGACTCTAATTCTACCCTATCTGTTGGCTCTTCTGTAAAGTCTGAAATGTCATGATAAGGTTACCAATTCCAGATGTGTTTTCGTTTGTCTGGACTGCGAAAAAGTTTAAGCAAACTTTGCATGGATACAATTTCAATATATTTTAAGTGTTTGCATAAGTGTTTGCATATTGCTAGACAACCCAGGTAATAACAGAGCTCATACAGACTGAAGTGTAAATCAATTACTGTACCTTTTTTTAGTTTACATGATTTTAATGTTTTGTAAATAAACAACTATATTTTGGGGGTTTATCTTTGAATAACTGATTTGGTTAACTTCGTCCTTAAACATGTGGATTAAGTATGTTTGCTTACCCAAATAAAAACCGGATttgtctgtgttttatatatatatttccacactatgaagttAGAATAATACTGTGGAACAGTGagaatgatgataatgcccttttagtgtaagagctgtttgaaccgactgcctgaaatttcaggctattttggtgggatggagttttggccttccatggtgacatcaccatgcagtaaattagttaatagaccaataataaAGTtctaaacctctctgccaataaaagCAAATtttcagtccccccccccctcagaccacacccagacagtcttagcaaaattcttgctgtGAGAAATTGCCCTTTAAAAACGTCTGAATTCGACCTTTAACCCGGGTGCCAACTTAAAAAATGTATCATCCCGTTCCCAACCATGTTGCCATCCCCTCTGTCCCCAGACTGGGCTTGCAATGAGCCTGCACTGAAATACAATTTACTATAAAAAAGTGTCATTTTATTAGATTCATTGGAGGATATTATTTTAGGAAAGAATATAATGTGTTTCTTGATTTGATTAGAAAAACACTTTTTATGATGATTTGCAGAACAGTTGTGAATAGACACACATGCATATTCAGATGTTTGATTATAGTCAACATTTCTCAACGGCGCTGAATGATTGGTTGACACTGCTCATTCTTGGCAAGGTGTTTGCTTGTTTTCTAGAACCACATGCCCATCAATCGTGTACTCAAGGGACCTCCAGTTAAGGACATTCCCAGGGGTGAAATTTAAGTCGCTGGTGAAGCGCTGGATCTCACAAGGTGACAGAACATAATTCCACATGTGCACATCAGTGAGTTGACCAATAAACGCTTGTCCTTTATCAAAATTTCCACCATAAGAATCCTGCTCCTGACCTAGGATTATGATGGGTTTTCCATCCAGCACACTCCCGGCAGTGTATCCCATCTTCCTTGCACTTGGCTTCCCATTGATCCAAACCTGACTGAGTCCGGTGACTGAGTCCCAGCTGCCACACAGAGACATCCACATGTTCTGCTCATCTGGTAGCCCTGTGAATGCACTTCCCTCATATCTAACATGTAGCTCCATGTCACCATTGGACTCTTTGAACAACAGAAAGTCATTGGTGCTTGTTGGAGTTGCCATGGAAAAGATGGAAAACGCCCTCTTGACATCTGTGAAATACCTTTAAGAAATTCATAATACACACATTAGCTAAGCCTTGGAAATACATTTTGTGGCTGAAATTAACtaaatgcaaaaaaataaaaatactacCCACTTATTTACTAAGAATAACCACTGAAAAATAAACATATCACAGGTGTTTGACTGCTGCTCACACCATAGTATTGTTGCCCATATGCATTACACAGCTTTCTAATGCTAGATACAGACACGTATTGAATACTACATTGATTACCTGAGACATACTGTCACAGAAGTATAGTTTTCTCCCGTTGGCATTAGCCCCACATGATCAGAGTCGGACTCCTTTGGAAATGTGAACATTTTACCTGAGAGGtctgatgagacagagagaggacattgTAAATACTGGTAGCCTCTGTATGATGaacaaattatatatctttttttattgaatctttatttaactaggcaagtcagttaagaactaattcttatttacaatgacggcctaccccggccaaacccggacgatgctgggccaattgtgcgccaccctatgggactcccaatcacagccggatgtgatacagcctggattcaaaccagggactgtagtgacacctcttgcactgagatgcggtgccttagaccgctgcgccactcgggagcccacatgCTCTGATGTAAATTTATCTTGTAGGCCATTTAGATCTGAATTATTATCATATTCGACATGTGGAGACAGTATAGTCAGGCACCAAGGCTTTTTGAGAGAGTTAATTTAATCATTAATAATTGCATAAATGACTGTTTATTCTGTTCTAACCTAAAAAATAGACTGATTGCTGTTTTGTCAAGATCTTTAGGCTACCTTGGTACTCTCTGTCTTGGAAAAACGATACATGAGAAATAAAATACAGAGACAATATATTAATTGTAGCGTGACAAACTTTAGGCTCTGGATTTAGGAATAAACGGTCAGATTTCTCACCTTGAGGCACAGCCCAGCACATTGTAAACAGAACATGCACAAGAAAGAGTCTCTCCATCTATAGAAAGAAAATGTAATCCAATCGAAACAcatctttttttctttaaatAGAAAATTGCATTACATTTACACAAatacactgagtacaccaaacattaggaacaccttttgaATATTGagttgctggcccatgttgactccaatgcttcccacagttgtgtcaagttggttggatgtcttttgtgtggtggaccattcttgatacacgggAAAACTGTtgagcagttcttgacacaaaccggtttCCGACACCTACttccataccctgttcaaaggcacttaaatattttgtcttgctcattcaccctctgaatggtacacaagcacaatccatgtctcaattgtctcaaagctgaaaaatccttctttaacctgtctgcccccccccccccccttcatctacactgattgaaatggatttaacaagtgacatcaataagggatcaaagctttcacttggtcagtctttgtcatggagagagcaggtgttcttaatgttttgtatactcagtgtatgcacacatatacagtaccagtcaaaagttaggacagacctattcattcaagagtttctttatttgtagtattttctatattgtagaataacagtgaagacatcaacactatgaaataacatatggaatcatgtagtaaccaaaaaatgtttAAACCAATTAAAACCCTgtagtgagtaggtgtgtccaaacttttgactggtactacacATTACACATTTTAGTGGTTAAAATAATAATATGTTAATGTTATAATAATGTTATCATCTTAATGTTATGATAATGTTGCCTACCTTGCCGGTTTTGTAAAAAAACTGATTTATCTTAGGGGATTCGTTCTCCTGTTGTTTAAATACTCATCTTCAGTCTTTGTGAAATAGGGTAGTTATGCAAGCGAGTCACCTATAATGTAAAAGGCCCCTCGCTGCCAGGAATTACATTTTGCAAGTAATGCACTTTCCCACAAAAAAAGGGTGATTTGAGTAAAAATCATGGTCACTATATTGTTTTCTGGCCATTAGTCATGCGACAGTAGGGGTTGTGAAAGTGTCAACACAGCATTCTAATGTATCTGCAATTGTATGGTGGTATTTTTCTGACTTTCTGTTCCTCTTTTCAATCAGCTGACTATTTTTCTATCAAGTTCAACGAGTCAATTTCCTTTGACTTTAAGGTCAAAACCTGATGGATCATGTTTTTGGCCAAAGAATAAAATAGAGAAGAGGAAAGTATTTATATCTTAGTGGATTCTATTATATTCgatataaacacatacaaaacaacacattagctaggtttccatccaattggcgacagattttcatgcgaatattctaaaatcgatCAAACAATGGCTTGTTGCTGATAAAATGCTGTGCGCCCTCACAAAAATGTACCATGGCAGTACAATGAAAGAAATACCATGGTACTATCATGTTTTTCCGGACACTACCATGGTAGGAAAATACTATGGTATTGCAACAGTACCATGACTTGGCTACTCTTATACAATTCTAAAAAGGTATAAATTGTCATTTTATCTCATAGATACATTTCCATCATGTAATTCTCAACGTATCCCTAAAAACACCAAGTTACAATGTTTTTCTTTGGGTGTGTTCCTAAATTCAATCTGGAGAGCAAGAGTGCGCTCTGTGCGTTAGTAAATTCAGAGAGTTATCAGATTGTCCGTTCCTACATTTTTtgctgacgtttactgacactggccatattcaagGGGTGTTGAGTGTTGGTAAATTAATCAGTTATCCTGAGGGAATTTACAAACGCACCCTTACTAGGCAGGTTAGCTCAAGAGTGAGAGTGCTTGAAGCAACCACTAGAGCGAGCGGCTCCCTCTGCAGGCCTGAATCAAGGGCAACACCCTTGACTTTAAATACTGTAAATGATTACACAATGCCAAACATTTGGCTaccatatacactacatgaccaaaagtatgtggacggaCACCTGGTCGTCGAACatgtcattctaaaatcatgggcattaatgtggagttggtcccccttttgcttctataacagccttcactcttctgggaaggctttccgctagatggtGGAACATTGCTGaaggggatttgcttccattcagcctcaagaacattagtgaggtcgggcgctgatgttgggcgattaggcctagtTCGCAGTCTGCGTTTCAATTAATTccaaaggtgttagatggggttgaggtcagggctgtgtgcaggccagtcaagtacttccacaccgatctcgacaaaccatttctatatggacctcgctttgtgcatccGTCTtactgctagatggtgaagcgtgatatatcactccagagaaccggTTTCCACTGCTCCGCTGCTCCGGAGTCCaagcttcacaccactccagccgaagcttggcattgtgcatggtgatctcagactagtgtgcagctgctcggccatggaaacccaaatattgtgctgactttgcttccagaggcagtttgaaactctgcagtgagtgttgcaaccgaggacagaccattattacacgcttcagcactcggtggtcccgttctgtgagcttctgtGGCTCACCACTTCAgggctgagccgttgttactcatagacgtttccacttcacaataacagcagttaCAGTTGAACGGGGCAGCcctagcagggaagaaatttgacgaactgacttgttggaaaggtggcatcctatgacggtgccacgttgaaggtcactgaactcttcagtaagaccattctactgccaatgttttctgtggagattgcatggctgtgtgctcgattttatacacctgtcagcaacgggtgtggctgaaatagccgaatccactactttgaaggtgtgtccacctACTTTTGGTGAATTAGTGAATCTCACAATCTCCCACATTTTAGGATGGCAAGACCGGGAACCCAAACATGAGCAAAAAATGGTACAATTAATACAGAAAGTATTACCCCTTTTTCCCATCAACTATTTCCCTTTTTCTTTGATTTTACAGACAAACTAGGACCTAGCCTGACTTTATCAGAAATTTGCCCacactgtaacggctttcgtcctcttcgtctgaggaggagtaggaaatatcggaccaatatgcagtgtggtacgtatccataatatcgtttaatgagaatgaatacaaaatacaaaaagaacaagatAATCAAAAGAAAACCGACACAGTCCCgaatggtgcaaacactgaaacggaaaacaactacccacaacccctagtgggaaaacaggctacctaagtatgattctcattcagagacaacgatcaacacctgcctctgattgagaaccatactaggccaaacacagaaatataacacacagaacaaaacatagaaaaacaacatagaatgcccaccccaactcacgccctgaccaaactaaaatataGACATAAAAAAGGATATAAAATAAAGACATtcaataaaggtcagaacgtgacacatactGGTATATAAATTCATCAATATAAAACCAACCAACCTCTTTTGACCTTGTGGGGTTAATTTATTGAATACATGATACTGCAATTATGCTATGGAAACGCACAATTAATAAAGATGGTACTATATGATAACTTTTTGCAACATTTATCATAATTCTGCGTTACTATGGTAGAATGTATAATGCAGGTTAAAAACCATGGTATTTCCATGATCCACATCTATCTATACCATGATAATTCAGgaagtacagtgcatttggaaagtattcagacctcttcactttttccatatcttgttacgttacagccttattctaaaatggataataaggtatttatgttctttatttttaatacattttcaaacatttctaaaaacctattttcactttgtcattatggggtattgtgtgtagattgggaaAAACATTTAtctaatcaattttagagtaaggctgtaacataacaaaatgtggaaaaagtgaagtggtctgaatactttccgaatgcactgtaagtgaaGTACCATATAAGTAGCATTGTATGAATGAAAATACCATAGTAGTACGTGGTACATATTTGTAAgggcgtgatgacgtagtgcgaATACAATACATTTTGAGGTTAAGTTGCCATGTACCTGAATAGACAACACAACTTAAATTagtttccatcgcattttaaACCTTAGCCAACAGAGCGCATATAGGCTACATCTGCGCACTGTTGGATAGAGTGCATGTACAGCATACAAAATTATATTATTATGGAATAAAGAGTGAGATTATTTTTAATTCTTCAATTAGCAGCCAAGCAGggatgatcatgtcaccagaaaaaTGTTGTGTTAAGAAAAACTGGGAAATCTCCGACTTCCAACTTCAGTGCGtgcaagacaactgggaacttgcaAAAAAACTAgttccgactgggaaaaatcttTTGGAAAGTTCACCCAACTCGGActtccaagtcggaaactctggcatctttctagagctctgactttccgacctgaagattactgatgtcatgatttgaccttgtttttttcccagttgttttgaatacAGCATTAGACCTTCAATATTtgttggaaaggagcatcaccttgcactttcaccatcctgtgaagttcctaacttatttcatctgtagcctaataaacagcaTGGTTACCGATGAGTCATAGTGGTAGGACCAGACAACATGTCATCACGTTTACTTAGATATtatgttattatatcaatatttgtggATAAAAGTGTTACCACCCACACAAAAACCTCCTACAGTACCTTGTCTAGCATATTTTGTTTTGTGGACATTTGGAAAGTGTCATGATAttttttatccgacatgtactttactagcataaaaaggttggatggaaaccggGTTACTGTAGTAGTAAATCATAGACATAGGCCTAAACCCaacattatacactgagtgtacaaaacattagcaaCACCTTCCCTGCatgcacccggcccaccacaaggagttgctagagcacgatgagccaagtaaagcccctccggccaaacccggacgatgctgggccaattgtgcgccgtccaaTGGGACTCCctgtcacggccggttgtgacacagcctgggatcgaaccccaggctgtagtgatgcctcaaatTAGCGATGCAGTGCTGCGCCACTCCGGAGGCcccatatctacagtagctttgattggactgatcatgtcaacatcatactttcaaaatcatcatgaatcaagtcgacaatctactggcaaatccttttcaatccttgtcatatgaagagaaattatagataaaacgtatcagtgctcattggcgattggacataaacattacacaacaagttggaaatcgcaaattcaacaatgagtgatttggaaggaatcagtggctaactgcaaactttgcaaagcaatcactagcctgctatttagTGGAGAGCgggtgtggtccaagtctgggtttaagggtctcttttccaagcttaaaaggataaacattcactcGCAACACACAATGGGCCAGATAAGGTTGAACGTTGaaagttttgaacggtcatccaactcggaatttcaAGTCTAtaacgttcgtcttgtggtgaatgaacggaccaaggcgcagcgggtgatgaatacatactgattTAATTAGACaagacgaaacactgacaaaacactaggaaaatacaaaacaacaaaacgacgtagacagacctgaacttacgaacttacaatagacacgaagaacgcacgaacaggaacagattacctaaaacgaacaaacaaacgaaacagttccatgtggtatacacagacacaggaacaatcacccacaaacaaacagtgagaacaacctaccttaatatggttctcaatcagaggaaacatcaaacacctgcctctaattgagaaccatatcaggcaacaccttaacccaacatagaaaacacataacatagactacccaccccaactcacgccctgaccaactaaacacatacaaaaacaacagaaaacaggtcaggaacgtgacaaagtcGGGAATtacgggcctctttctagagctctgacctgaagatcccTGACCTCatgattaaaacttgttttttccgagttcccagttgtcttgagaacaccataaatccagagaattacAGACTTGGAtgaccgccgcgccaccttcctatTCAAATGAGCATAGCACAACAAACTGAGTACAAaattgtattgtatgctgctgcataaattatgtaatatgtcagggagatatgtatactgtagctaagaaagtaataccaagtgtatgttgtgtagtaagctgttagtgttcCTCTCACCATAACAATtttgtccctttccccctcataacttagcctactgttctgacttagtggtgcacatgtagcctataggttGTTTTAGAAAAATGGAATCATTGAATGTAAGTGCTTTCCtcgtctgcttatatgcccccttttttatcctacggttctgacttggtgtacagggagaatactataagaatggcccatgttctgaattctgtcactgtacatttcaaaagttctGAACAAattgttatattgactacgtccgtcctagctcgctcattaatgtcttaatcaacgTTGTGGATTGCCTCTGATgcgctcatcgttcccttatgccatagtttgtacatctcaattgtcattagaaaccacatttgtttaagcaagtcagccatatcagctatgttttttttttaaagcagtaaaggaggctgaatgaactgtttcgctgcaaAACAAggttccgctgatagccaggtgtagcggtggcaaggattcactccatggtgctgaagagaaagctctgctgttgggacagctttatgtaggccctaacagtttgtaggCACCTTTTGGCACCGTTACAGTGCAATTAAGTGCaattattgtttagtgttgtgttgtgtagtggctttccTGGCATGCTTctccatttttttgttgtttagtTTGCCCAACCAAGATGTACATGCTCAAATCGCCACTTGACAACagtattagctagctagtgatATTATTGTCATATCAGTGGCATAACTGTTAACCGTCATGGTAGGATAATATCAACAGAACAGTTTTTACAACATGTTGCCATGCAAGGCTCATTTTTGCTTGTAGTTTTTTTCACAGATTAGCATGGTGTTGGTGGGCTGGTACACAAGGTATGTCATGTAACAGTTGTTTTTTTGCACAACTGATGttaaaaacataaaat
Proteins encoded:
- the LOC129853384 gene encoding serum amyloid P-component-like; this encodes MERLFLVHVLFTMCWAVPQDLSGKMFTFPKESDSDHVGLMPTGENYTSVTVCLRYFTDVKRAFSIFSMATPTSTNDFLLFKESNGDMELHVRYEGSAFTGLPDEQNMWMSLCGSWDSVTGLSQVWINGKPSARKMGYTAGSVLDGKPIIILGQEQDSYGGNFDKGQAFIGQLTDVHMWNYVLSPCEIQRFTSDLNFTPGNVLNWRSLEYTIDGHVVLENKQTPCQE